The genomic region ACAGCATCTAACGCCTCCTTACGCGGCGTATTTGCTCCGATAAAATTGGCATCAACCCCTAAACTAATTAAAAAATCTGTCACAATCCGCGCCCCAAGCTCGTGATACTCACCTTCTAGACAAAAACTAACGGCGCTACCATGTAACCCCTTAGCCTCACCTTGTTTAACAGCACAAGGATAACATAGCTCCACGCAGGTTCTAACCACCTGCGTTCGAAAATGCTCCTCCCATATAGGGATTTTTTGCGTTTTATGATTTGAGGCGATACCTTGAAGGCAGCTGCTAAAAACATCGGTATAAAGCCTTTCCAAACAAACATCACCACTTTTTAAATAATCAATGATAACATCAACAGCCCCTTGCTTATCCTTGCGCAAAAGAGCATCATTAAACTCACCATACAATTGACTTAGATCGCAATGGAAATTCTCCTTTGACATACTCCAATCCCCCTTTTTATGGAAAAAGTATCCTTAGATATATTTTGTTAATTATATCATAACCTAACAAAAACTGTGACTAAGAAGTTACATAAACTAAGGAAGATATAAAAATAGATTGACATAAAGGAAAAACGATAATACTATAATAGTGCACTAGATACATAGCGCACTGCAGCAACAAAGGCGCTTGTTGGGAGGTGAAAAATTGAATTTTGATAGTTCTAGGCCAATATACTTACAGATTATAGATTATATAAAAGCACAGATTATCAAAGGCGAGCTAAAAGCAGGTGATAAAATCCTATCTCAACGGGAGCTAGCCCAAAAACTTAAAGTAAACCCCAACACAGTACAACGAGCTTATAGAGAGATGGAAAACTATAACCT from Proteinivorax hydrogeniformans harbors:
- a CDS encoding cobalamin-dependent protein (Presence of a B(12) (cobalamin)-binding domain implies dependence on cobalamin itself, in one of its several forms, or in some unusual lineages, dependence on a cobalamin-like analog.), translating into MSKENFHCDLSQLYGEFNDALLRKDKQGAVDVIIDYLKSGDVCLERLYTDVFSSCLQGIASNHKTQKIPIWEEHFRTQVVRTCVELCYPCAVKQGEAKGLHGSAVSFCLEGEYHELGARIVTDFLISLGVDANFIGANTPRKEALDAVLAFRPNLVCISVTNYYHLHKLRDFIADVKEACLMQGVIPPIFVVGGYGVKYSSQVKDQILADYYIFSLKELKKVKENVL